The nucleotide window CGTACGAGTTGGGCGTACTGGCCGGAGCGGGCCGGGGACTTGCCGCGGGTCATGGCCAAGGCCACCATCCGGGCAGCGGCGGCAACGTCGTCGTACTGAGTCATGAACTCGGCTCCAGATCTTCGCTCGTGCTCCGGGCGCCAGACCCTGGCGCGTCAGGCGGCTGCGCGCCAGGGCCCGCAACCACGCCGTCGCCCACCGGCTCGCCCTTGGCCGGCATCAGCAGGAAGTCGCTGCCGCCGAAGGCCAGGTCGTCCAGAGAGGTCCCGTCATCAACAGCGATGACGGCTTCCTCTCCGCGCAGCAGCTCGGCGACGGGGACATGCCTAAACCGGTGCGCCGTCTTCATGGCCAGCAAATGGTCGGTGTCATCGTCAGGCCCTCTGTCCTCTCCCCACTGGCGGGCCCGTTCAAGCAACTGCGACAGCCGGATGCCCTGCCCGGGGATGGACGCAAGCAGTCTGTCCACCACGGCGTGCTGCGCCTCATCGAACCGTGGCAGATCGGGCACCTCTTCCCAGTCCTCCGGGGCGTGTACCTCGACCAGCTCGACATCGTCTTGCTCCGGCACACGCATCAGGGCCTCGAAGTAGTCCGGCAGGTACATCACCCGCGGCCGGACCGGGCCGAGCACCCCGCGCACGAACGCCTCCAACGGCCGCTGGCTGTCCTCGATGCTCAGCTCCAGCGCCGGCTCCAGGAGCTGGCTGCGCAAGTGCACCCGCGCATGGACCACGGGAGCCACGAAGATCTGCCGGTCCTGCTGGTGCCGGAACTCAGGCACCACCTTGAGCAGCATGTCGATCAACATCGAGTGCCGCTGCAGGCAGTCCCCGATCAGCGCATCCAGCGACTCCAGCTGCTGCCGCTTGTGCTCCTCCTCGGTGACCTCAAGCAGCTGGGCCACCTGCTGCTTCATCTGACTCTCCACCCGGGACCTGTCCTGGACATGGTCCTGGGCTTCTTTCAGGGGTCCCTCAAGGTCCGCTTCCCAGTCGATAGTGCGCACGTTCCGCTTCATCTCCTCCATGCGGTCGAGCAGTTCCTTGGCATACCGCAGGCTCTGCAGATGGGCGGTGCGGGCGGCCTGCCACGCCTCGCTGATCCGCGCGCGCTTGAGCAGTGCTTCCAGCTTGGCCTCCGCCGCGATCTGTTCGGAAGCGATGTCCACGTCGACCGCGTGGACGAGCACCGTGATGGCCGCATCAGTAACTGTCAGCGCCGCTTGCCCGGCCTCGTCCGGCACGTCCTTGAGGATCTGGAACGGGAAGTCCTTGACCACGAAGCCGTCGGCCGTCACGCTGCCGATGTCGTGCGAGAAACACCGGTCGTGCTTCTCGGTATTGATCAGCCGCTCCACCACCCAGCGGGCGACCTCCCGGTACTCGCCTCCGGGCCGGCCGGGCATCTGGAGCGCGGCAGACTCAGCCGCCTCCTCCACGACAACTTCCTGTCGCACTGCCGACCGTGTCCCTATCCGCAGCGTCACGCAGTCAATGGCTGTCAGCGCGACTTCGGCCAGTCGGTAGCCCTCCCAGCCCCGTTCCCGCTTCACCGGACTGTCGTCAAGCGCCAGCAGCGGCCGTACCACCGCCAGCGCTTTCATCCGCGACGTAATGCTCTCGTACGCCGCAGACGAGTCGCCAAAGAACACCGGGCATCCTCCCAACACTGCTCATCCGACAGGGAATTCACGCTAGGGCACGGCACTGACAATGCATCAGGAAACGAACACACGGGCGATTCCTGGCGGTCGGTTGCATCCACTAGCCTTGTTGCCGGTGGACGGCATCAGCGGCACCTCGACGCTCTCTCGCCTTGGGCCCTGTGCGTACGTGCAGGGCGCCACCGTTGTCCGGTAGCAACTCGTAGCGATGTCTTTGGCATGGGCGTCTTCCGGCTCAGCGCATAACCTCCGTGACGAGGCGTGCACCGGTCTGTGGGTGAACACGTCCAAGCCAGCCTTCCGGGAGTCGGTGGGTCCTGATCTGCCCCTCTTCCACCCCAAGCCGGCACCCGGGACTGGAGAAGAGGCCGTCCGCAGGCTCTGTGATGGGGGCGCTGGCACTCTCCTCAGCGCCAGATGGCTGGCGGCAGGTCGGGGTGATGCCGCACCTGCTGCCCGCATTCGCCGACGGCAGACGAGAAAGCGCCCCAAGGGACTGGAACCACCTCCGGGACCATGCCAACGTACAACGTGCCGGAAAACACCAGGTCAGCGACGGGATGCGAGCTTCCGGGTCGACCGGGAGACAGGCCGGCAGCCACGGCGTCCTGTACCCATTCCCACTCGTCTCGCCGCCGAGGCCCGTCCCAAGGAGGTCCACCTACCGAATCCCGCTCTCCGATCCGCCCGCTTCACCGCCCCCATCCTCTTGACGCTCGGCGTCCTGAACGCGTGGACCGCGCAGGAGACGGAGGACTACGGCGCCCTTTCCACTGCTCTGTGTCTCTGTGTCTGCGCGGCCGGGCTGTTCGGCGAGGACCTGCTGCAACGCGGCTACCGCCGTGACCGCGCGGTGCTGGCGCACATCGCGGTGCACCGCGGAGTCGCAACACGGCACGTTGCCCGAGCCGTTGGCGCTCCCGAGCGTGTCGTGGCCCGCAGCCTCGATCGCCTTACGGATGACGGGCTGCTGGTGCTCGTCACGGACGATGCGACCCCCGCTCTCCGGTCGTACCGGCTGGCCTCCTGACCGAGATCGGTACAGCGCGACGGGAAAGCTCTCGTCGTGCAGCGCGATACATAGCAGACGATCCCCGGTTACCGAAACCGGGGATCGTCCAGATCATTAATGGTGTTCGCACTCGGCTGTGCTTGGCGGTGGAGCCGTAGCGGACGCAGCAGACAAAGCCGCTTAGACGCAAGGAGGTAATGAGCGGCTCGCGCCTGCTGCTGCCCTGAAAACCGCAGCGCTGTTCGCTGAAAGACAGCGATGCCTCCGCCGAGTCGGCGGAGGATGACCGTGCTGCTGGCCTCGCTCTGTCGCCCCGCGCGCTCCTTCGCAAGGAACACCACCTCATGTGCCGATCCGCGATACCCCCTGCCCTTTTTCGCCCCGGGCTGGCAGACCTGACTGACTCGCTCGCCCACTCCGCGCTCACTCGGGATCGCGAGGCGGCGTCATGGCGGTAGCGGTTCGACCTGGGCAAAAGCTGACGGTCGACGAGGTCTGCGACGAGCTGCAGATCGCCCGATCGACCTTCTACGACTGGCGACAGAAGGGGCGCGGACCGCGCTGCATTCGGCTGCCTAACGGCTCTCTTCGAATACGGCGCGGCGATTTTGAAAACTGGCTTCTGGATTGCGAGGACTCTTCCTGATGGACACCAGCTCTTTGGACGTTCGTTTCTACCCAATAGAGACGAACAAGCGGGCCAAGGGCAGCACCTACACCGTCCGTTGGAAGGTAGCTCACAAGAAGCACAGCAAGACGTACAAGAAGAGCGCGGTAGCCGACGATGAGCGCTC belongs to Streptomyces finlayi and includes:
- a CDS encoding MarR family transcriptional regulator; amino-acid sequence: MTLGVLNAWTAQETEDYGALSTALCLCVCAAGLFGEDLLQRGYRRDRAVLAHIAVHRGVATRHVARAVGAPERVVARSLDRLTDDGLLVLVTDDATPALRSYRLAS
- a CDS encoding helix-turn-helix transcriptional regulator: MAVAVRPGQKLTVDEVCDELQIARSTFYDWRQKGRGPRCIRLPNGSLRIRRGDFENWLLDCEDSS